The following proteins are encoded in a genomic region of Bernardetia sp. MNP-M8:
- a CDS encoding DUF349 domain-containing protein, producing MMNEENENQNENAHNNTTQNVENSTENIEVGSEASVSMDNTIAKEIVQEAESNIEATEKPDLKDESAEEAEEEVTEEDLEAIRKESEETNASDDEKSDDTENENSEKEQRQQTQELPQEDYSTLSKEELVAKSALFAAQATTATEERINFRYLDDQVSKIREFIDGFNETERKEARQKYEESATTDEEKEGFSFQQDDLTGMFYENFKAVKEAKRNHYAKLESEKQSNLKKKQAIIEELRLLTDTSKPSELSRKGEFDRVKAIQSEFKNIGYVPMQEADEIYRNYKALLDLFYNQKSQERELLALDRERNLEAKVSIVTRAEELLNHDKLNDAVNELNRLHQEYKRIGPVPRADREQLWERFKVASDKIYDARREYADKFKAQLEENMKLKQDLCLKVEEFVSYDTDKIREWNNKTQELVELQKQWDAIGPAPREVAKSLNKQFWDNFKTFFNNKSKFFEKLDAARDENLIKKQELIKQAEELKESTDWDNAANTLKRLQSEWREIGHVPEKQRETVYQEFKQAADYFFERRRNRYKEQDAAQEENLKQKLEICNQIEELAKAKSNDTKKLQELHLKFHEIGFVPRKNIRTIQDRFDEVNAMFMKNSELSSEEAQTFHFKTQAKAIKKNPKMAGDFKQSENKLKRKVTDLENEINLWQNNIEFFAKSKTADKLREEFNEKIAKAQAEIAAIENQIKILTTAPKEEKSEEKAAEVNQEVEANAETSSDNSEK from the coding sequence ATGATGAACGAAGAAAACGAGAACCAGAACGAAAACGCACACAATAACACTACTCAAAATGTAGAAAACTCTACAGAAAATATTGAAGTAGGAAGCGAAGCAAGTGTAAGTATGGATAATACTATTGCTAAAGAAATTGTCCAAGAAGCTGAAAGTAATATAGAAGCAACTGAAAAACCTGATTTAAAAGATGAATCAGCAGAAGAAGCTGAGGAAGAAGTAACTGAAGAAGATTTGGAAGCTATCAGAAAAGAAAGCGAAGAGACAAATGCTTCTGATGATGAAAAATCAGATGATACAGAAAATGAAAATTCTGAAAAAGAGCAAAGACAACAAACACAGGAACTTCCACAAGAAGATTATTCGACTTTGTCTAAAGAAGAATTAGTTGCTAAAAGTGCATTGTTTGCAGCGCAAGCAACAACAGCAACAGAAGAAAGAATTAACTTTCGTTATTTAGATGACCAAGTTTCAAAAATCAGAGAATTTATAGATGGTTTTAATGAAACAGAACGCAAAGAAGCACGTCAGAAATACGAAGAATCAGCAACAACAGATGAAGAAAAAGAAGGCTTTTCATTCCAACAAGATGACCTCACTGGAATGTTCTATGAAAACTTTAAGGCAGTAAAAGAAGCCAAACGCAATCATTATGCAAAATTAGAAAGCGAAAAACAAAGCAATCTAAAGAAAAAACAAGCTATCATTGAAGAACTTCGTTTGCTTACAGATACTTCAAAACCAAGTGAACTTTCAAGAAAAGGAGAATTTGATAGAGTAAAAGCAATTCAGTCAGAATTCAAAAATATTGGTTATGTTCCGATGCAAGAAGCTGACGAAATTTATAGAAATTATAAAGCATTACTAGACCTTTTCTACAATCAAAAATCGCAGGAACGTGAGCTTTTAGCTCTTGACCGTGAGCGTAATTTGGAAGCAAAAGTTTCTATTGTTACTCGTGCTGAAGAACTTTTGAATCACGATAAATTAAATGATGCTGTAAACGAACTCAATCGTCTGCATCAAGAATACAAGCGTATTGGTCCTGTTCCTAGAGCAGACCGTGAGCAGCTTTGGGAGCGTTTCAAGGTAGCTTCTGACAAAATTTATGATGCTCGTAGAGAATATGCAGACAAATTTAAGGCGCAGTTAGAAGAAAACATGAAACTTAAACAAGACCTCTGCCTAAAAGTAGAGGAGTTTGTAAGTTATGACACAGACAAAATTAGAGAGTGGAATAACAAAACGCAAGAACTTGTTGAACTTCAAAAACAATGGGATGCTATCGGACCTGCTCCTCGTGAAGTGGCTAAAAGTTTGAACAAGCAGTTTTGGGATAATTTCAAAACATTCTTTAATAATAAATCTAAATTCTTTGAGAAATTAGATGCAGCTAGAGATGAGAATTTGATTAAAAAACAAGAACTTATCAAACAAGCTGAAGAACTTAAAGAAAGTACAGATTGGGATAACGCAGCAAATACACTAAAAAGATTGCAGAGCGAATGGAGAGAAATTGGACACGTGCCAGAAAAACAACGTGAAACAGTTTATCAAGAGTTCAAACAAGCTGCTGATTATTTCTTTGAGCGTCGTCGTAATCGTTATAAAGAACAAGATGCTGCACAAGAAGAAAATTTGAAACAAAAATTAGAAATTTGTAATCAAATAGAAGAACTTGCAAAAGCAAAGTCAAATGATACAAAGAAATTACAAGAACTACATTTGAAGTTTCATGAAATCGGATTTGTTCCACGCAAAAATATCCGTACCATTCAAGACCGTTTTGATGAAGTAAATGCAATGTTTATGAAAAATTCGGAATTGAGTAGTGAAGAAGCTCAGACATTCCATTTCAAAACACAAGCAAAAGCTATCAAGAAAAATCCAAAAATGGCTGGCGACTTCAAACAAAGTGAAAACAAACTCAAACGTAAAGTCACAGATTTAGAAAATGAGATTAATTTGTGGCAAAATAACATTGAGTTTTTTGCAAAATCAAAAACGGCTGATAAACTTCGTGAAGAGTTCAACGAAAAAATTGCAAAAGCACAAGCTGAAATTGCAGCTATAGAAAATCAAATCAAAATCTTGACAACTGCTCCGAAAGAAGAGAAAAGTGAAGAAAAAGCAGCAGAAGTAAATCAAGAAGTAGAAGCAAATGCAGAAACTTCAAGTGATAATTCTGAAAAGTAA
- a CDS encoding NUDIX hydrolase, whose protein sequence is MNIENSKNDWETRSTKTVYENNWIHVKENQVINPSGNNGIYGVVHFKNAAIGIVPLDEENNTYLVGQWRYALNEYSWELPMGGAPTDDYLLHAQRELEEETGLRAKKWKNIMKLHTSNSICDEVGYVFLAQELNQGEMQWEETENLAIKKLPFRDAYQMVLNGQITDAISVAGILRVKVILDERV, encoded by the coding sequence ATGAATATAGAAAATTCAAAAAATGATTGGGAAACCCGTTCTACTAAAACGGTATATGAAAACAACTGGATTCATGTAAAAGAAAACCAAGTAATTAATCCAAGTGGAAATAATGGAATTTATGGTGTAGTTCATTTCAAAAATGCAGCTATCGGAATTGTTCCTTTAGATGAAGAAAATAATACTTATTTGGTCGGACAATGGCGTTATGCACTAAATGAATACTCGTGGGAGCTACCTATGGGAGGCGCACCAACAGATGATTATTTGTTGCATGCACAGCGAGAGTTAGAAGAAGAAACAGGACTAAGAGCCAAAAAATGGAAAAATATCATGAAATTACACACTTCGAATTCAATTTGTGATGAAGTGGGTTATGTATTTTTGGCACAAGAACTCAACCAAGGAGAAATGCAATGGGAAGAAACTGAAAATCTAGCAATAAAAAAACTGCCTTTCAGAGACGCTTATCAAATGGTTTTGAATGGGCAAATTACTGATGCCATTAGTGTTGCAGGTATTTTGAGAGTAAAAGTTATTTTAGATGAAAGAGTGTAG
- a CDS encoding LptF/LptG family permease translates to MFKKIDKLVAHSFFGLFFLTFSVVLFILLMVFMSKYFEDLVGKGLGAEVFAELFFYFSLTLVPQALPLAILLASLMAFGNMGEHNELTAIKGCGISLIRILMPVGLFAIFMTGVAYVFNDTIVPEVNLKAYRLLYDVRQKEPTLDFPEGSFYNGLPGWSIRIGEKVKGTDSLKDLIIYDHRSARGNTDLIIADKGLMLNKQDEQILEFHVENGHRYSEQLTSGGVDKNAFMRDKFEQATFNFDLSFLQMSETSEELFQQNRYMMTVSQLDAEADSLMQDAREVEDENATRARSYFDYTFFVEFERERLAQRAEQEIKQAEKRQAKLDSLDKNLIKEDSYNSDVALETDKRQQTALDSIKRLNPKNPDTSILDSASDSKNTETEVSSSTGAFSNNRGSNPIKTKFYRGHMMEESIEINNNLAPIPNALDGLDTIDWKNLPDTITVAHQNFSKKSKEVIIDRALTKIRNMRSFAKTNSDRIERFEYDSRRALLEKNKRLSLAVACFIMFLIGAPLGTIIKKGGLGVPVLISIIFFILFYIVSITGDKWAREEIISIFMGSWAANMLLLVFGIIFLLQARADSRLFEVDAYVVLFGKVKKYFVKQKNTNEKV, encoded by the coding sequence ATGTTTAAAAAAATAGATAAACTGGTCGCTCATTCCTTTTTTGGGCTTTTCTTTCTTACTTTTTCGGTAGTTTTATTTATTCTACTGATGGTTTTTATGTCCAAATACTTTGAGGATTTGGTGGGTAAAGGTTTGGGGGCAGAAGTTTTCGCAGAACTCTTTTTCTACTTTTCACTTACTCTTGTTCCACAAGCATTGCCATTGGCTATTCTTTTGGCTTCCTTGATGGCATTTGGAAATATGGGTGAGCATAATGAACTCACAGCAATAAAAGGATGTGGGATTTCACTTATCAGAATACTTATGCCTGTTGGACTTTTTGCTATTTTTATGACAGGAGTGGCTTATGTTTTTAATGATACTATTGTTCCAGAAGTAAATTTGAAGGCATACCGTTTACTTTATGATGTCCGACAAAAAGAACCTACTTTAGACTTTCCAGAAGGTTCTTTTTATAATGGTTTGCCAGGTTGGAGTATACGAATAGGCGAAAAAGTAAAGGGAACAGATAGCTTAAAAGATTTAATTATCTATGACCATAGAAGCGCAAGAGGAAATACCGATCTTATTATTGCTGATAAAGGATTGATGTTAAATAAACAAGATGAGCAAATATTAGAATTCCATGTAGAAAATGGTCATCGCTATTCTGAACAGCTTACTAGTGGTGGAGTAGATAAAAATGCTTTTATGAGAGATAAATTCGAACAAGCCACCTTCAATTTTGATTTATCTTTCTTGCAAATGAGTGAAACTTCAGAAGAGTTATTTCAGCAAAATCGATATATGATGACTGTTTCTCAACTAGATGCAGAAGCCGATTCTCTTATGCAAGATGCTAGAGAAGTAGAAGATGAAAATGCAACACGAGCAAGGAGTTATTTTGATTATACTTTTTTTGTAGAATTTGAAAGAGAACGATTAGCGCAGCGAGCTGAACAAGAAATAAAACAAGCTGAAAAAAGACAAGCAAAACTAGATTCTTTAGATAAAAACCTTATAAAAGAAGATTCATATAACTCAGATGTAGCTTTAGAAACAGATAAAAGACAACAAACAGCACTAGATTCGATTAAAAGACTAAATCCAAAAAATCCTGATACGTCTATATTAGATAGTGCAAGTGATTCTAAAAATACAGAAACAGAAGTATCTAGCTCTACTGGAGCATTTTCAAACAATAGAGGTTCTAATCCTATAAAAACTAAGTTTTATAGAGGTCACATGATGGAAGAGTCAATAGAGATAAACAATAATCTAGCACCAATTCCTAATGCTTTAGATGGGTTAGATACAATTGATTGGAAAAATCTTCCTGATACAATTACAGTAGCACATCAAAATTTCTCTAAAAAAAGTAAAGAGGTAATAATTGATAGAGCATTAACTAAAATTAGAAATATGCGTTCTTTTGCCAAAACAAATAGTGATCGAATTGAACGTTTTGAGTATGATTCAAGAAGAGCCTTATTAGAAAAAAATAAACGCTTATCACTTGCTGTGGCTTGTTTTATTATGTTTTTGATAGGTGCGCCACTTGGTACAATTATAAAAAAAGGAGGACTGGGAGTTCCTGTTCTTATTTCAATCATCTTTTTTATCTTATTTTATATTGTGAGTATTACTGGCGATAAGTGGGCAAGAGAAGAAATTATTTCTATTTTTATGGGTTCTTGGGCTGCAAATATGTTGCTTTTAGTTTTTGGAATTATATTTTTATTACAAGCAAGAGCAGATTCTAGGCTCTTCGAAGTGGATGCGTATGTGGTTCTTTTTGGGAAAGTAAAAAAGTATTTTGTAAAGCAGAAAAACACAAATGAAAAAGTATAA
- a CDS encoding methyltransferase domain-containing protein → MKKYLVTCDYNLEDLVIEEIKQKIPKATEVKQFENFSHRVCFLVPDSDENTNAIVLQQLLSLRSIHSVIELKGTFYLENPTLEALKQKVMQIDLPELKTAKSFRASAERYGTHEFTSMEMVKHIGHTVILRYQTPVSLTEYEYNLRVDVIGSFVLVGYQITDDTLAHRQGEYNKIERVFHHRAATKHTLAYHLLTLAGLKEGESLLDCTCGGGTIVLEAASIFGNKIKILAGDMHQKAMEGTQENLRLNNFDFVGVRELNARHLDESLQDYILENGQIDKIVCNLPFGIQSGKQVNMRGLYDQFLSSADKILSKNGKVVVLTMRQGVFREVIFMIKKYKITKEYVTEAGGLYLHIFVLEKI, encoded by the coding sequence TTGAAAAAATACTTAGTAACCTGTGATTATAATTTAGAAGATTTAGTCATAGAAGAGATAAAACAGAAAATACCAAAAGCCACAGAAGTAAAACAATTTGAAAACTTTTCGCATCGTGTTTGTTTTCTTGTTCCTGATTCTGATGAAAATACAAATGCTATAGTTCTGCAACAACTGCTTTCACTTAGAAGTATTCATTCTGTCATAGAATTGAAAGGTACTTTTTATTTAGAAAATCCTACTTTAGAAGCTCTAAAACAAAAAGTAATGCAAATAGATTTGCCAGAACTAAAAACAGCAAAATCGTTTCGTGCAAGTGCCGAACGTTATGGGACCCATGAGTTTACATCCATGGAAATGGTAAAACATATTGGACACACCGTAATTTTGCGTTATCAAACACCTGTTTCTTTAACAGAATATGAATATAACTTGAGAGTTGATGTGATAGGAAGTTTTGTTCTTGTGGGTTATCAAATTACTGATGATACACTTGCACATCGTCAAGGAGAATATAATAAAATTGAGCGAGTATTTCATCACAGAGCTGCCACCAAACATACTTTGGCGTATCATTTACTTACTTTAGCAGGTCTTAAAGAAGGAGAATCACTTTTAGACTGTACATGTGGAGGAGGAACAATTGTTTTAGAAGCTGCCAGTATTTTTGGGAATAAAATCAAAATTTTGGCTGGAGATATGCACCAAAAAGCGATGGAAGGAACACAAGAAAATCTACGATTAAATAACTTTGACTTTGTAGGGGTTAGAGAACTCAATGCACGTCATTTAGATGAAAGCCTACAAGATTATATCTTAGAAAATGGGCAAATAGATAAAATAGTTTGTAACTTACCTTTCGGAATTCAATCTGGAAAACAGGTAAACATGCGTGGCTTATACGACCAATTTTTGAGTTCGGCTGACAAAATTTTATCTAAAAACGGAAAAGTGGTCGTTCTTACAATGAGACAAGGCGTTTTTAGAGAAGTTATCTTTATGATAAAAAAATATAAAATCACAAAAGAATATGTAACTGAAGCTGGAGGTTTGTATCTTCATATCTTTGTGTTAGAAAAAATTTAA
- a CDS encoding universal stress protein, whose product MKTLLVPTNFSLSSAKSLQYAILLAKEFGSKIIVHHTYPQNSPIHLLSDLENQLHVFVSEYDFECYKNSEDYIKIETSIQQGREKENIIKIIKKHDADILILSAKDRSQWEGIPFERLISQTLEQTLSSILIVPSEIQIQDSIEHVVFALSLDEGDADIIDSLLLFCEILGAHLTCLHVFTNEEEKNLIDYQLKPLQKIYSSISKEKMSFEITYNKSIQEGISDFLDVKPAQLLVMLTKERSFFEGLFHRSVSQGMSFQSKVPVMIVKL is encoded by the coding sequence ATGAAAACGCTACTTGTTCCAACTAATTTTTCTTTGTCTTCTGCAAAATCGTTGCAGTATGCAATATTGCTTGCCAAAGAATTTGGTTCGAAAATAATCGTTCATCATACCTATCCTCAAAATAGCCCAATTCATTTGTTGTCTGATTTGGAAAATCAACTGCACGTTTTTGTCAGTGAATATGATTTTGAATGTTATAAAAATTCAGAAGACTATATTAAAATAGAAACCTCTATTCAACAAGGAAGAGAAAAAGAAAATATTATCAAGATTATCAAAAAACATGATGCTGATATTTTGATTCTTTCAGCAAAAGACCGTTCACAATGGGAAGGGATACCTTTTGAAAGGCTTATTTCACAAACTTTAGAACAAACCCTTTCTTCTATTTTGATTGTGCCTTCGGAGATACAAATACAAGATAGCATTGAACATGTCGTTTTTGCACTTTCTTTAGATGAAGGAGATGCTGATATTATTGATTCTCTATTACTCTTTTGTGAGATTTTGGGAGCGCACCTGACTTGCCTTCATGTTTTTACAAATGAAGAGGAAAAAAACTTAATTGATTATCAATTAAAACCATTACAAAAAATTTACTCTTCTATTTCAAAAGAAAAAATGAGTTTTGAAATTACTTATAATAAAAGTATTCAGGAAGGAATTAGTGACTTTTTAGATGTTAAACCTGCTCAATTATTAGTTATGCTAACAAAAGAGCGTTCCTTCTTTGAAGGACTTTTTCATAGAAGTGTTTCGCAAGGAATGAGTTTTCAAAGTAAAGTACCCGTAATGATTGTAAAACTGTGA
- a CDS encoding tetratricopeptide repeat protein, translating to MRFWFVFFLVIGINFSVLAQSSQTVEELLKSARHEQSEQKLASALRYYLQAVNKLEKQNDKKALFQVYTEIGIIYQNGGLHDKAIEYFTKSQEVIDANSSTQAVISMRLGESYLAQKDYPQAITAYKNAKQIYLPQKKPYATIQALRQLITAYQANKDYQTALDANQEVLEMDRIIGDSAAVAATLNNIGYTYKFLGNYNKAITSFEQARKIEKKLGLEEDPITLTNTAIVYQNLAQYDNAMRFLKQSINIVEIKNKPRELARLYNIMAALYYQLGDYHNAREYNELALVYAQKYKQREIVKDIHLTASQINQANNNYEDALKSYEKHLNIRDSLLLEERLKQQELLQQQFLIERTEKELQLYMVDEELKTAQLKEQELTLDKQNQELALLQQKQELQAERLEKEALEKQRTKQELLIAQQELNAQKAAREVEDLQQKELNRKREVERLEQQADLNKQTLARERAEAEKKQAEAQAEANVKEAESAAQRKIFAIAAILSLLILLVIGFAFLSSKKKNKELAQQKDQIESKNVELEQQTEEIQMQRDAIAHKSEELNELYIKVTDSVRYAQRIQDAILVPPAQVFTNFGANTEGFVLFKPRDIVSGDFYWTTEKDNRVILTAIDCTGHGVPGAFMSLIGNDLLNEIVNLRGITTPHEILNELHKGVQTTLKQQETENRDGMDMALCVYDKEKNILEFAGAKNPLLYIKNGEIETLKGDKKPIGGKDVYKEDSFKTHIIDLNEENAPTMFYIFSDGYQDQFGGLEGRKFMIKKLRALLQKIHQKPMEEQHEILDTTIVDWMKNEEQIDDILLMGFRIETITTC from the coding sequence ATGCGTTTTTGGTTTGTATTTTTCTTGGTTATCGGAATTAACTTTTCTGTTTTGGCTCAAAGTAGCCAAACTGTAGAAGAGCTACTCAAATCTGCACGCCATGAGCAAAGTGAGCAAAAACTAGCAAGCGCACTCCGTTACTACCTTCAAGCTGTCAATAAATTAGAAAAACAAAACGATAAAAAAGCTCTTTTTCAAGTCTATACCGAAATTGGGATTATTTATCAAAATGGAGGTTTACACGATAAAGCCATTGAATATTTTACTAAATCACAAGAAGTAATTGATGCAAACTCATCTACTCAAGCTGTAATTTCGATGCGCTTGGGAGAGTCCTATTTGGCTCAAAAAGACTACCCACAAGCCATTACAGCCTATAAAAATGCAAAACAAATTTATCTACCTCAGAAAAAACCGTATGCTACCATACAAGCTCTTCGCCAACTCATAACAGCTTACCAAGCCAATAAAGACTATCAAACAGCTTTAGATGCAAATCAAGAAGTATTAGAAATGGATAGAATAATTGGAGATTCGGCAGCCGTAGCAGCAACACTGAATAATATTGGCTATACCTACAAATTTTTAGGGAATTATAATAAAGCAATTACAAGTTTTGAACAAGCTAGAAAAATAGAAAAAAAATTAGGATTAGAAGAAGACCCAATCACACTTACAAATACAGCAATCGTTTATCAAAACCTAGCTCAGTATGATAATGCGATGCGCTTTTTAAAACAATCAATAAATATAGTAGAAATAAAAAATAAACCTAGAGAGTTAGCTCGCTTATACAATATTATGGCAGCTCTGTATTATCAGTTAGGAGATTACCATAACGCTAGAGAATATAACGAACTTGCTTTAGTTTATGCTCAAAAATATAAACAGCGTGAAATAGTAAAAGATATTCACCTAACAGCTTCACAAATTAATCAAGCAAATAATAATTATGAAGATGCTCTAAAATCGTATGAAAAACATCTCAATATTCGTGATTCTTTACTTTTGGAAGAACGTTTGAAACAACAAGAACTTTTGCAACAGCAGTTTTTAATAGAAAGAACAGAAAAAGAACTACAACTATATATGGTTGATGAAGAATTAAAAACAGCACAATTAAAAGAACAAGAACTAACACTAGATAAGCAAAATCAAGAACTAGCTTTATTACAACAAAAACAAGAATTACAAGCCGAACGATTAGAAAAAGAAGCCTTAGAAAAACAGCGTACAAAACAAGAGCTACTCATTGCACAGCAAGAACTCAATGCTCAAAAAGCAGCACGTGAAGTGGAAGATTTACAACAAAAAGAACTTAATAGAAAACGAGAAGTAGAAAGATTAGAACAGCAAGCTGACCTAAACAAACAAACATTAGCTAGAGAACGAGCAGAAGCAGAAAAAAAACAAGCAGAAGCACAGGCAGAAGCCAATGTAAAAGAAGCAGAATCAGCAGCTCAGCGAAAAATATTTGCTATCGCAGCTATTTTATCGCTATTAATTTTACTCGTTATTGGTTTTGCTTTTCTAAGCTCAAAGAAAAAAAATAAAGAACTAGCACAACAAAAAGATCAAATTGAATCGAAAAATGTAGAATTAGAACAACAAACGGAAGAAATTCAGATGCAGCGTGATGCCATTGCTCACAAAAGTGAAGAATTAAATGAGCTTTATATAAAAGTTACTGATAGTGTTCGTTATGCACAGCGCATTCAAGATGCAATTTTAGTTCCTCCTGCACAGGTTTTTACAAATTTTGGAGCAAATACAGAAGGATTTGTATTGTTTAAGCCTCGTGATATTGTTTCAGGTGATTTTTATTGGACAACCGAAAAAGACAATAGAGTAATTTTGACAGCCATTGATTGTACAGGACACGGAGTTCCAGGCGCATTTATGTCATTGATAGGCAACGATTTACTCAATGAAATTGTAAATTTGAGAGGAATTACTACACCTCATGAAATTTTGAACGAGCTTCACAAAGGCGTACAAACAACACTCAAGCAACAAGAAACTGAAAATAGAGACGGAATGGATATGGCACTTTGTGTCTATGACAAAGAAAAAAATATATTAGAGTTTGCAGGAGCAAAAAATCCACTTCTTTACATAAAAAATGGAGAAATAGAAACCCTAAAAGGCGATAAAAAACCAATTGGAGGAAAAGATGTCTATAAAGAAGATTCTTTCAAAACACATATCATAGATTTGAATGAAGAGAATGCACCTACTATGTTTTATATTTTTTCAGATGGTTACCAAGACCAGTTTGGAGGTTTGGAAGGTAGAAAGTTTATGATAAAAAAACTAAGAGCATTATTACAAAAAATTCATCAAAAACCGATGGAAGAGCAGCATGAAATTTTAGATACTACGATAGTAGATTGGATGAAAAATGAAGAACAAATCGATGATATTCTTTTGATGGGTTTTAGAATAGAAACAATTACGACCTGCTAA
- a CDS encoding KpsF/GutQ family sugar-phosphate isomerase yields the protein MQSYLNSANEVFDLEIDALQKAKHQIATTFEKAIELILTSKGKIVVTGVGKSGIIAHKISATFASTGTPSVFLNASEALHGDLGMVSKGDIVIMLSKSGTTIELVKMLPTLSKVGAKTIGIFSNIETRLAHNLDLVLDATVEREACPLNLAPMSSTTVSLVIGDALAAALIKARNFKDSDFAVFHPAGQLGRNLLLTAADVMHSKENLPIVSAQNSLKEVVIVMTKYNLGAVCVCKNEENSIKLEGIITDGDVRRFLTHSDTLTVKAEEIMTRNPISLHPQMRLSEVLSVMENKKRQIYVAPVVDEKNNCLGVVRMHDILSY from the coding sequence ATGCAATCCTACCTAAATTCAGCCAATGAAGTTTTTGATTTAGAAATTGATGCGCTACAAAAAGCAAAACACCAAATTGCAACTACCTTTGAAAAGGCTATTGAACTGATTTTGACTTCAAAAGGAAAAATTGTAGTTACAGGAGTAGGCAAATCTGGAATTATTGCACACAAAATTTCGGCTACTTTTGCAAGTACAGGAACGCCTTCTGTTTTTTTGAATGCTTCCGAAGCACTTCATGGAGATTTGGGAATGGTTTCAAAAGGCGATATAGTAATTATGCTTTCTAAAAGTGGAACTACAATTGAACTTGTAAAAATGCTTCCAACACTCAGTAAAGTAGGCGCAAAAACAATAGGCATTTTTAGTAATATAGAAACTCGTCTAGCTCACAACTTAGATTTAGTTTTAGATGCAACTGTTGAGCGTGAAGCCTGTCCGTTGAATCTTGCACCAATGAGTAGCACAACGGTTTCACTTGTCATTGGTGATGCTTTGGCTGCTGCACTGATAAAAGCACGAAACTTTAAAGATAGTGATTTTGCTGTTTTTCATCCTGCTGGACAGTTAGGACGTAATCTTTTACTTACGGCTGCTGATGTAATGCACAGTAAGGAAAACTTACCAATTGTTTCTGCTCAAAACTCACTCAAAGAAGTTGTTATAGTAATGACAAAATATAATTTGGGTGCTGTTTGTGTTTGTAAAAATGAAGAAAATTCTATTAAACTAGAAGGAATAATTACAGACGGTGATGTAAGGCGTTTTCTGACTCATTCGGATACACTAACCGTAAAAGCAGAAGAAATAATGACACGAAACCCTATCTCTTTGCATCCTCAAATGCGACTCTCAGAAGTCTTGAGCGTAATGGAAAATAAAAAGCGTCAGATTTATGTCGCTCCTGTAGTAGATGAAAAAAATAATTGCTTAGGAGTTGTCAGAATGCACGATATTTTGAGTTATTGA
- a CDS encoding Rho termination factor N-terminal domain-containing protein: MAKDHGNSIKDDERYEALRREGYSKEKSARIANTPASEAGKKGGKAKEYEDRTKKELYQQAKELDIEGRSKMNKSELIDALRNN; encoded by the coding sequence ATGGCAAAAGACCACGGAAACTCAATCAAAGACGACGAACGTTATGAAGCTCTTCGCAGAGAAGGATATAGCAAAGAAAAATCGGCTCGCATCGCTAATACCCCAGCCTCAGAAGCAGGAAAAAAAGGAGGAAAGGCAAAGGAGTACGAAGACCGAACTAAAAAAGAACTCTATCAGCAAGCCAAAGAATTAGATATAGAAGGGCGTTCGAAAATGAATAAATCCGAACTTATCGATGCGCTAAGAAATAATTAA
- a CDS encoding Rho termination factor N-terminal domain-containing protein, translated as MIIKSLFEIAFYSSLLVAKKVGTTIGENLPFSEKKKQKKAIAPLKTVQVNLEEEQVENNQVTKKEKGTTPKSETKAEEPKKITPKQEAKIMNYSLKTKKELYKIAQEIDLEGRSTMNKGELIKALREHSEK; from the coding sequence ATGATTATCAAAAGTTTGTTCGAAATCGCTTTTTATAGTTCTTTATTAGTCGCCAAGAAAGTAGGTACTACAATAGGAGAAAATTTGCCTTTTTCTGAAAAGAAAAAACAAAAAAAGGCAATAGCTCCTTTAAAAACTGTACAAGTAAATTTAGAAGAGGAGCAAGTAGAGAATAATCAAGTAACAAAAAAAGAAAAAGGAACAACTCCTAAATCAGAAACAAAAGCTGAAGAACCTAAAAAAATAACTCCAAAACAAGAGGCGAAAATTATGAATTACTCTCTCAAAACTAAAAAAGAGCTATATAAAATAGCACAAGAAATTGACCTTGAGGGACGCTCAACAATGAATAAAGGCGAGCTAATAAAGGCTTTAAGAGAACATTCTGAAAAATAA